The following coding sequences are from one Methanococcoides orientis window:
- a CDS encoding proteasome assembly chaperone family protein encodes MRETTVIRLKDEIQLNDPILLVGLPGVGHVGKLVVDHLIEKLEAEKIFEIYSPHFPPQVMVSEESTVKLVNNEVYICKTDDRDLVLLGGDHQSTTTDGHYELGGIYIDLAAELGVSKIFTLGGYPTGKLEHTDEVMGAANDLELIEELKELGVTFKPNEPGGGIVGASGLLLGLSKFKDMKAACLMGLTSGYLVDPKSAQSLLAILSKLLNIEVEVDELEERAKDMEKIVANLMEAKQQQQGVLRDTAVEEDLRYIG; translated from the coding sequence ATGCGTGAAACAACTGTGATCCGCCTTAAAGATGAGATCCAGCTAAACGACCCCATACTACTTGTTGGCCTTCCGGGAGTCGGGCATGTTGGAAAGCTTGTTGTCGATCACCTGATCGAGAAACTGGAAGCAGAAAAAATATTTGAGATTTATTCCCCTCATTTTCCACCACAGGTAATGGTAAGCGAGGAAAGTACGGTCAAACTTGTCAATAACGAAGTGTACATTTGCAAGACTGACGATAGGGACCTTGTACTCCTTGGAGGAGACCATCAGAGCACAACTACAGATGGTCATTATGAACTTGGAGGCATCTATATCGATCTTGCCGCCGAACTGGGCGTATCTAAGATATTCACCCTTGGAGGATACCCAACAGGCAAGCTGGAGCACACCGATGAAGTAATGGGTGCTGCCAATGATCTAGAGCTTATCGAGGAACTGAAGGAATTAGGCGTTACTTTCAAACCTAACGAACCCGGAGGAGGTATCGTAGGTGCATCAGGTCTCTTACTTGGACTCAGTAAGTTCAAGGATATGAAAGCTGCATGTTTAATGGGATTGACATCAGGATATCTGGTTGACCCGAAAAGTGCACAATCACTCCTAGCTATCTTAAGCAAGCTCCTGAACATAGAGGTCGAGGTGGATGAACTCGAAGAGCGTGCAAAGGACATGGAGAAGATCGTTGCTAACCTCATGGAAGCAAAGCAACAGCAACAGGGCGTATTGAGAGATACGGCCGTTGAAGAAGACCTAAGATACATCGGCTAA
- a CDS encoding DNA integrity scanning protein DisA nucleotide-binding domain protein, whose product MDTINTPNILAGHAVQIAKELGAPAIIVSGDIDLENIETEIPIYYVTRRQKSIIDNLISDTTDEGEKLKKIIEPINRETSGNVRYIEEAAAIEHIIGELEEGTIVGVIQTKESSAIVIHEISQSPLIRTLQECEERIEPEVMRAALTIAFDIAASGREGHKIGTAFILGDTEEVMQRSHQMILNPYAGHKDEHRNILDRMNWESVKEFALLDGIFVISEEGIVNAAGRYLDVDAKDIGIEKGLGGRHVSAAAITRDTFAIAVTISESGGTVRVYMDGKELLCLDYIERPALRGKSQY is encoded by the coding sequence ATGGATACTATCAACACACCAAACATACTGGCAGGACATGCAGTTCAGATCGCTAAAGAACTGGGAGCTCCAGCCATAATAGTATCCGGAGATATTGATCTTGAGAATATTGAAACAGAGATTCCCATTTATTATGTGACCCGACGCCAGAAAAGCATAATTGATAACCTGATCTCGGACACCACTGATGAAGGCGAAAAGCTGAAAAAGATCATTGAGCCCATTAACAGGGAAACTTCCGGAAATGTCCGCTATATAGAAGAAGCAGCTGCTATCGAACATATAATCGGCGAACTAGAGGAAGGTACTATCGTCGGAGTTATCCAGACAAAGGAATCCAGCGCAATAGTCATCCACGAGATATCACAAAGCCCCCTTATCAGAACACTTCAGGAATGTGAAGAAAGAATAGAACCTGAGGTCATGCGTGCAGCACTCACCATAGCATTTGACATTGCTGCAAGCGGAAGAGAAGGACACAAAATAGGAACCGCTTTTATCCTGGGCGATACTGAAGAGGTCATGCAGCGTTCCCATCAAATGATACTAAACCCTTATGCAGGCCATAAGGACGAACATCGGAACATACTGGACAGGATGAACTGGGAATCGGTCAAGGAATTTGCCCTTCTTGACGGCATTTTTGTGATATCAGAGGAAGGCATAGTCAATGCTGCAGGCAGATATCTCGATGTTGATGCAAAGGACATCGGTATTGAGAAGGGACTTGGGGGAAGACATGTATCAGCAGCCGCGATCACAAGGGACACTTTTGCAATAGCTGTGACAATATCCGAATCCGGAGGAACTGTCAGGGTATATATGGATGGAAAGGAGCTGCTTTGCCTTGATTACATCGAAAGACCTGCATTACGCGGCAAATCACAGTATTGA
- a CDS encoding RNA-protein complex protein Nop10, which produces MGNKIRKCVQCNVYTLKENCPECGEPSGNPLPARFSPLDPYGKYRRISKRRETEHA; this is translated from the coding sequence TTGGGAAACAAGATCCGAAAATGTGTTCAATGCAATGTTTACACATTGAAAGAGAACTGTCCGGAGTGTGGAGAACCTTCAGGGAATCCACTCCCGGCACGATTTTCCCCGCTTGATCCCTATGGCAAATACCGCCGAATCTCCAAAAGGAGGGAAACGGAACATGCGTGA
- a CDS encoding 50S ribosomal protein L44e — translation MKIPKRFRTYCPSCKKHTEHIAERVKKGKASAMTHIARQKKRQSGIGNSGKFSKVPGGDKPTKRVQLKYRCAECNKSHQRPCFRAKKFEFKE, via the coding sequence ATGAAAATTCCAAAGAGGTTCAGAACATATTGCCCATCCTGCAAAAAACATACTGAACACATTGCAGAGAGAGTAAAGAAAGGCAAGGCATCAGCTATGACACACATTGCCAGACAGAAGAAGAGGCAATCAGGCATCGGAAACAGTGGTAAATTCTCAAAGGTTCCTGGAGGAGACAAACCAACCAAGAGAGTACAGCTCAAATACCGCTGCGCCGAGTGCAACAAGTCACACCAGAGGCCATGCTTCAGAGCAAAGAAATTCGAGTTTAAGGAATGA
- the priS gene encoding DNA primase catalytic subunit PriS encodes MNFKTKYFLKSKFQEYYKTAEIHIPSRLEAREWGFISFDEMPETVMRRHKSFGSRGEVEEYLAGMAPAHAYHSVAYYTYPSAPTMKEKQWQEADLIFDLDADHIPGAPNSYSEMLDHVKKETLKLYDLLINDFGFNEDDIRAVFSGGRGYHFHISDPRVRSLGSAERREIVDYISGRGLNIEKIFYKKAVSGDAGSENARMNMLSPESEGGWGGRINRYLVSYLTDLASKEDAEELFSGFKGIGKKTAQKMIDILRDEAQVELLRRGNMEALSKVNKDIIQTLALQAVNDMSASVDEPVTGDIKRLIRLGGSLHGKSGMRVTTLSISELEKFEPLTDAVVFSDKPVKLKVIRPFAVQMKGNDLYVEEGTQELPEYAAVYLMCRGAAEYGS; translated from the coding sequence ATGAACTTTAAGACAAAGTATTTCCTCAAGTCGAAATTCCAGGAATACTACAAGACAGCGGAAATACATATCCCGTCCAGGCTGGAAGCTCGCGAATGGGGATTCATCTCTTTTGACGAGATGCCGGAAACCGTGATGAGAAGACACAAGTCATTTGGATCACGAGGAGAGGTTGAGGAATACCTTGCAGGCATGGCACCTGCACATGCATACCATTCTGTTGCATACTATACATACCCCAGTGCACCTACCATGAAAGAGAAGCAATGGCAGGAAGCAGACCTTATCTTTGACCTTGATGCGGACCACATACCCGGTGCACCCAACTCATATTCAGAAATGCTTGATCACGTCAAAAAGGAGACATTAAAGCTATATGACCTTCTGATAAATGATTTCGGCTTTAATGAAGATGATATCAGGGCGGTATTTTCGGGTGGAAGAGGTTACCATTTCCATATAAGTGACCCGCGTGTTCGCTCCCTTGGAAGCGCAGAAAGAAGGGAGATCGTGGATTATATCAGTGGAAGGGGACTCAATATTGAGAAGATATTCTACAAGAAAGCGGTCAGCGGTGATGCAGGTAGTGAGAATGCCAGGATGAACATGCTTTCCCCGGAAAGCGAGGGAGGCTGGGGAGGAAGGATCAACAGATATCTTGTATCCTACCTCACCGATCTTGCGAGTAAGGAAGATGCAGAAGAGCTCTTCAGCGGTTTCAAGGGCATCGGCAAAAAGACCGCACAAAAGATGATAGATATATTAAGGGATGAAGCACAGGTCGAGTTGCTACGCAGAGGGAACATGGAAGCCCTTTCAAAGGTCAATAAGGATATTATACAGACCCTCGCATTGCAGGCAGTAAATGACATGTCTGCAAGTGTGGATGAACCTGTGACCGGTGACATAAAAAGACTGATACGCCTGGGAGGTTCCCTTCATGGTAAATCAGGAATGCGTGTTACCACACTGTCCATTTCAGAGCTTGAGAAGTTCGAACCATTGACCGATGCTGTCGTGTTCTCGGACAAGCCGGTAAAATTAAAAGTGATAAGACCTTTTGCAGTACAAATGAAGGGTAATGACCTCTACGTAGAGGAAGGTACACAGGAATTACCTGAATATGCAGCCGTGTATCTTATGTGCAGAGGTGCAGCAGAATATGGATCGTAA
- a CDS encoding TIGR00375 family protein, with protein sequence MQINADLHLHSKYSMACSNKMELPTIAVEAKKKGIDLVATGDCIHPKWLDDIKTAATDDETILINGTYFIPTTEIEDKNRVHHLLILPSISKAEELAETMSKYADLAVDGRPTVKLDGSEIAQIAKDIGAMIGPCHAFTPWTALYAYHDSLDSCYGDLTDYVSFVELGLSADTDYADRISELHRLTFLTNSDAHSPWSNKLAREFTRFEVPSIDFEGLEKAILRKEGYKATLNVGFFPEEGKYNESACIKCFTHYTLEEAVQNNWRCPQCRGQVKKGVYDRVNELADLETPVHPDHRPDYLHLAPLAEIIMMALGHASITTKGVRTAWESLVEKFGNEVTVLLDTNPDQLGIVDRRIVDAILAFRNGEVIIHPGGGGQYGWIGLPDSENKPKEDPTKPKNQSSLFDF encoded by the coding sequence ATGCAGATCAATGCTGATCTCCACCTCCATTCTAAATATTCCATGGCGTGCTCCAATAAGATGGAGCTGCCAACAATTGCCGTAGAGGCTAAGAAAAAAGGCATCGACCTTGTGGCAACAGGCGACTGTATCCACCCGAAATGGCTCGATGACATTAAAACAGCAGCTACGGATGATGAGACAATTCTCATCAATGGTACTTATTTTATTCCAACTACAGAGATAGAGGACAAGAACCGCGTCCACCACCTTCTGATCCTACCTTCCATCTCAAAGGCCGAAGAGCTGGCAGAAACCATGTCAAAATATGCCGACCTGGCAGTTGATGGCAGACCCACGGTAAAACTCGACGGCAGCGAGATAGCACAGATCGCAAAGGACATCGGTGCAATGATCGGACCCTGCCATGCATTCACACCATGGACAGCCCTGTATGCATATCATGACTCCCTCGATAGCTGCTACGGTGACCTCACCGACTACGTCTCCTTCGTGGAGCTGGGACTAAGCGCCGATACCGATTACGCAGACCGCATCAGTGAACTTCACAGACTTACCTTCCTGACCAACTCGGATGCACACTCCCCCTGGTCCAACAAGCTGGCACGAGAGTTCACCAGATTTGAGGTTCCATCCATCGATTTCGAGGGACTGGAAAAAGCCATCCTCCGCAAGGAAGGCTACAAAGCCACCCTGAACGTAGGGTTCTTCCCGGAAGAGGGAAAGTACAACGAATCCGCGTGCATCAAGTGCTTCACCCACTACACCCTTGAGGAAGCCGTCCAGAATAACTGGCGCTGCCCCCAGTGCAGGGGACAGGTCAAAAAAGGCGTATACGACAGGGTGAACGAACTTGCCGACCTGGAAACCCCGGTACACCCCGACCACCGTCCTGACTACCTCCACCTGGCACCCCTTGCAGAGATCATCATGATGGCACTGGGACATGCCAGCATCACCACCAAAGGCGTGAGAACAGCCTGGGAATCCCTTGTGGAAAAGTTCGGCAACGAGGTCACGGTCCTCCTGGATACAAACCCCGACCAGCTTGGCATCGTAGACAGGAGAATAGTGGATGCCATACTTGCATTCCGCAACGGCGAGGTCATCATCCACCCCGGAGGCGGAGGCCAGTACGGATGGATAGGACTGCCGGACTCCGAAAACAAGCCAAAGGAAGACCCGACAAAACCAAAGAACCAGAGTTCCCTTTTCGACTTCTGA
- a CDS encoding translation initiation factor IF-2 subunit alpha — protein sequence MDNNNWPESGDFVVCTVKNVVDFGAYTTLEEYGGKEGFIHISEIKAGWVKYVRDYVREGQKIVCKVLDVDPNRRHIDLSLKDVNEHQKRAKIQDWKNEQKAEKWLQFVAEDTKTSAEKMGEIRSIFMEEFGSCYTGFEEAAINGKEAFEGMAISKKLAAKIADIAQENIKLPFVDIAGYVDLTSNSPDGIDIIKKSLKSATKIKKDDDVRIDVTYTGAPRYRIKVIAPDYKTAEAVLKKAAEKAIDYIEKKEGKGIFHRHIESTKA from the coding sequence ATGGATAATAATAACTGGCCAGAAAGCGGCGACTTTGTAGTTTGTACTGTAAAGAACGTAGTCGACTTTGGGGCCTATACAACCCTTGAGGAATACGGGGGTAAAGAAGGGTTTATCCATATCTCCGAGATCAAGGCCGGATGGGTCAAGTATGTACGTGATTACGTAAGGGAAGGTCAGAAGATCGTCTGCAAAGTGCTGGACGTAGACCCTAACCGACGTCACATTGACCTGTCTTTAAAGGATGTCAACGAACACCAGAAACGTGCGAAGATCCAGGACTGGAAGAACGAACAGAAAGCTGAGAAGTGGCTCCAGTTCGTTGCTGAGGACACCAAGACAAGCGCGGAAAAGATGGGCGAAATAAGGTCCATTTTTATGGAAGAGTTCGGAAGCTGCTATACTGGCTTTGAAGAAGCTGCCATCAACGGCAAAGAAGCTTTTGAAGGCATGGCCATCAGCAAGAAGCTGGCCGCAAAGATAGCAGACATCGCTCAGGAAAATATTAAACTTCCATTCGTAGACATCGCAGGATACGTGGATCTTACCTCCAATAGCCCTGATGGGATCGATATTATCAAGAAATCCCTCAAATCAGCTACCAAGATCAAGAAAGATGATGATGTCAGGATAGACGTCACATACACAGGCGCACCAAGATACCGAATAAAGGTTATCGCACCTGACTACAAGACCGCGGAAGCTGTTTTGAAGAAAGCTGCTGAGAAAGCTATTGACTATATCGAAAAGAAGGAAGGAAAGGGAATTTTCCACCGACATATCGAATCAACAAAGGCGTGA
- a CDS encoding mRNA surveillance protein pelota, whose translation MRVTKRDLRGNKEGEIALTPETLDDLWHLKYIIEKGDLVFALTKRKAEAASDKLRPEKVEKKNVRLGIRVDDLEFHKFSNRLRVHGLIEHGMDAGYHHTLNLEEGTALSIIKHWKKDQVERVNEAEATSKRPKVIIVAIEEGDADIGFVRHYGIEIYSHIRQSSGKGEGTLREVFFSTILEQLNHAMCGTESVVVAGPGFTKDDLMKYISSNNSELAAGILVEDTSSIGMSGFQEVLRRGAVDRIMEESRIARESSLMDEFLKEMALGGKVAYGMDEVKTAIDYGAVEKLLVADELLRLEREEGNIDAMIQEVEHAQGSMVVFSTEFEPGQKLHSLGGIAALLRFKI comes from the coding sequence ATGAGGGTAACAAAAAGAGACCTGAGGGGAAATAAGGAGGGTGAGATAGCCCTTACTCCGGAGACGCTGGATGATCTATGGCATTTGAAATACATCATCGAGAAAGGCGACCTTGTATTTGCTCTTACTAAAAGGAAAGCTGAGGCTGCCAGTGATAAGCTCAGGCCGGAGAAGGTCGAGAAAAAGAATGTGAGGCTTGGTATCAGGGTAGATGATCTTGAGTTCCATAAGTTCTCCAATCGTCTCAGGGTCCATGGTCTTATTGAGCATGGGATGGATGCTGGTTATCACCATACTCTCAATCTTGAGGAGGGAACTGCCCTCTCTATAATAAAGCACTGGAAAAAAGATCAGGTAGAGCGTGTGAACGAAGCAGAAGCTACATCCAAAAGACCCAAGGTCATTATTGTTGCCATTGAAGAAGGGGATGCAGATATTGGTTTTGTGCGTCATTATGGTATAGAGATCTATTCCCACATCCGGCAGTCATCCGGAAAAGGTGAAGGGACGCTTCGTGAAGTGTTCTTCAGCACTATCCTGGAGCAGTTAAATCATGCCATGTGCGGAACCGAGTCGGTTGTTGTTGCAGGCCCGGGGTTTACCAAGGATGATCTTATGAAGTACATCTCTTCAAACAATTCCGAGCTGGCAGCAGGTATCCTTGTTGAGGATACATCTTCCATAGGCATGTCCGGTTTTCAGGAAGTGCTCAGAAGGGGTGCTGTTGACAGGATCATGGAAGAGTCCAGGATCGCCAGGGAATCTTCACTTATGGATGAGTTCCTGAAGGAAATGGCTCTTGGCGGCAAGGTCGCATATGGTATGGATGAGGTGAAAACAGCAATAGATTATGGTGCTGTAGAAAAACTTCTGGTGGCTGATGAATTGCTTCGCCTGGAACGGGAAGAGGGTAATATTGATGCTATGATACAGGAAGTCGAGCATGCGCAGGGTTCTATGGTTGTGTTCAGTACAGAGTTCGAGCCCGGGCAGAAATTGCACTCTCTTGGTGGTATAGCAGCCTTGTTGAGATTTAAGATTTAA
- a CDS encoding 30S ribosomal protein S27e, with protein sequence MITMTQPKSRFLRVKCNDCSNEQVIFGSASRKVTCLVCGRTLAESTGGKSTITTHILEVLE encoded by the coding sequence ATGATAACAATGACACAACCAAAAAGCAGATTCTTACGTGTAAAATGCAACGACTGCTCCAACGAGCAGGTTATCTTCGGTAGTGCAAGCCGCAAGGTCACATGCCTCGTATGCGGAAGAACACTCGCAGAATCCACCGGCGGAAAGTCAACAATTACAACACATATCCTGGAAGTCCTTGAATAA
- a CDS encoding DUF3795 domain-containing protein, which translates to MSKIEIGCCGAYCKTCRELKNKNCRGCRLGYEGGERDINRAKCKMKLCCFRDKGYGTCADCPEWESCEIVQEWYKKGYSRGKCRQSLEFIRKEGYGEFIKRADRWKNHYGKLD; encoded by the coding sequence ATGTCTAAAATTGAGATCGGTTGCTGTGGAGCTTATTGCAAGACCTGTCGCGAATTAAAGAACAAGAACTGCCGCGGATGCAGGCTGGGTTATGAAGGTGGGGAAAGGGACATCAACAGGGCTAAGTGCAAGATGAAGCTGTGCTGTTTCAGGGATAAGGGGTATGGGACCTGTGCCGATTGCCCGGAATGGGAGTCCTGTGAGATCGTTCAGGAGTGGTACAAGAAAGGCTATTCACGCGGGAAGTGCAGGCAATCCCTCGAGTTCATCCGAAAGGAAGGGTATGGGGAGTTCATTAAAAGAGCTGACAGGTGGAAGAATCATTATGGGAAGCTGGATTGA
- the rqcH gene encoding ribosome rescue protein RqcH codes for MKQEMTSADVAALVSELGNVDVEGSLIDAKIAKVYQPVPGEIRINLFIFGKGRDNLVIQAGKRAHMSKYLRPSPKLPHAFPMLLRKHITGGRITSVNQYDFDRIIEIGVIRGGIETILVCELFSRGNIVLLDSDRKIILPMNPVTFRGRRVRSGEIYEYPEAQLSPLDVEEAGMADLFAASTADVVRTIATSYNLGGVLAEEVCLRAGVDKKTAAKDATPDNIKALCESVKTVFSPIVEHKLKPCIVKKEIKGELGAIDVVPLELEQYSESEKEYFPSFNQALDEFFGKKASEEVIEEVISKKKEKVDVFERRLRKQQEAIKKFEKDSEKYTTIAEKIYEHYQNIEQVLAVLENARDKGYSWAEIRSILKKAKDDLPAARSIVSIDSAEGFVVVDLDGVNASINIRKTVPQNAQIYYDKAKKLTKKRDGALRAIEDTKVAMQKREKKVSKRRKAFFKKHWYDRFRWFFSSDGFLVVGGKDADTNEELVKKYMEKRDIVFHTQVPGAPITIIKTEGKDVPETTLEEAARFVVSYSSIWKAGQFSGDCYWIKPEQVSKTPESGEYLKKGSFVIRGERNYYKDVPVGVAVGLELGAETRVIGGPVSAIARSGKYVVELLPGKFNQNDIAKKVYRIYVDELKDPSFVKQIASPDSIARMLPPGESDIKK; via the coding sequence ATGAAGCAGGAGATGACGAGTGCAGATGTTGCTGCTCTTGTATCCGAACTTGGTAACGTCGATGTTGAAGGTTCTCTCATCGATGCAAAAATCGCTAAGGTGTACCAGCCAGTTCCGGGTGAGATCAGGATAAATCTTTTCATATTCGGAAAAGGACGTGACAATCTGGTTATACAGGCCGGCAAGAGGGCACATATGAGCAAGTATTTGCGCCCAAGCCCAAAACTACCCCATGCATTCCCGATGTTATTGAGGAAGCATATTACGGGTGGCAGGATAACTTCTGTTAATCAGTATGACTTTGACAGGATCATTGAAATCGGTGTGATCCGTGGTGGTATTGAGACAATACTTGTATGTGAACTGTTCTCAAGAGGTAATATCGTTCTTCTTGACAGTGATCGTAAGATCATTCTACCGATGAATCCCGTGACCTTCAGGGGGCGCAGAGTTCGCAGTGGTGAGATATATGAATACCCTGAAGCACAGCTAAGTCCGCTTGATGTTGAAGAGGCTGGGATGGCAGATCTGTTTGCAGCTTCCACTGCGGATGTTGTCAGGACCATAGCAACCAGTTACAATCTTGGTGGTGTTCTTGCAGAAGAGGTCTGTCTGAGAGCAGGCGTTGATAAGAAAACAGCAGCAAAGGATGCTACGCCAGATAATATAAAGGCACTTTGTGAATCTGTAAAGACCGTGTTCTCACCAATTGTGGAACATAAGCTGAAACCATGTATAGTCAAAAAGGAAATTAAAGGCGAACTAGGGGCAATTGATGTCGTCCCTCTGGAGCTTGAACAGTATTCTGAATCGGAGAAGGAATATTTCCCGTCCTTCAATCAGGCCCTTGATGAGTTCTTCGGCAAAAAAGCATCTGAGGAAGTTATTGAGGAAGTAATTTCTAAAAAGAAGGAAAAGGTCGATGTATTTGAACGAAGGCTTCGCAAACAGCAGGAAGCTATCAAAAAATTCGAGAAGGACTCCGAAAAATACACCACCATTGCAGAGAAGATCTATGAGCACTATCAGAACATCGAGCAGGTGCTTGCAGTTCTGGAGAATGCAAGAGATAAAGGTTATTCATGGGCAGAGATCCGTTCCATACTAAAAAAGGCAAAAGATGACCTGCCTGCAGCACGTTCTATCGTAAGTATCGATTCAGCGGAAGGATTTGTCGTAGTTGACCTTGACGGTGTCAATGCGAGTATCAACATTCGTAAGACCGTTCCGCAAAATGCTCAGATCTATTATGATAAAGCTAAAAAGTTAACCAAAAAACGTGATGGTGCCTTGCGTGCGATCGAGGATACAAAGGTTGCGATGCAGAAAAGGGAGAAAAAAGTATCCAAAAGAAGGAAGGCTTTCTTCAAGAAACACTGGTACGACCGGTTCAGGTGGTTCTTTTCATCCGATGGTTTCCTTGTTGTTGGTGGGAAGGATGCCGATACCAATGAGGAACTTGTGAAAAAGTATATGGAAAAGCGAGACATCGTGTTCCATACACAAGTGCCCGGTGCTCCTATCACAATTATCAAGACCGAAGGTAAGGATGTTCCGGAAACGACCCTTGAGGAAGCTGCACGGTTCGTGGTTTCCTATTCCAGTATCTGGAAAGCAGGCCAGTTCAGCGGTGATTGTTACTGGATAAAACCTGAACAGGTCTCCAAGACCCCGGAATCCGGTGAATACCTGAAGAAAGGTTCCTTTGTTATCCGTGGTGAACGCAATTACTACAAGGATGTTCCTGTGGGTGTTGCTGTTGGCCTGGAGCTTGGTGCGGAAACCCGTGTCATAGGAGGACCGGTGTCGGCTATCGCACGCTCTGGTAAATATGTGGTCGAACTACTTCCCGGTAAGTTCAACCAGAACGATATTGCAAAGAAGGTCTATCGCATTTATGTGGATGAACTAAAGGACCCTTCCTTTGTCAAACAGATAGCATCTCCTGATAGCATTGCAAGGATGCTTCCGCCAGGGGAATCTGATATCAAAAAGTGA
- a CDS encoding FAD:protein FMN transferase has product MDTTVTIAIYDLNEEHAVQTIDKAFVRVGDVDDVMSSYKNDSQTSILNERSRLEGASSDLIYVIERSMYYSTISNGAFDITIMPVLDLWASKFSPGGTYQPPTQEEINTTLELIDYRMINIEDGNISMEPGMKIALGGIAKGYAVDQAIETLTSQGITSCFVDAGGDGRYIGTKPDGTMWTVGLQNPDKQGDFITVMQLEDLAVATSGNYERYFSDAAKVSHISDPRTGYSVNELISATVIAETAMDADALATTAFVLGEDEGMELIETLEGVECLIITSDKRILRSTGFAEYETTLE; this is encoded by the coding sequence ATGGACACAACAGTTACAATCGCCATCTACGATCTTAATGAAGAACATGCGGTACAGACTATTGACAAAGCTTTTGTAAGAGTTGGCGATGTCGATGACGTAATGAGCAGTTACAAAAACGATAGCCAGACAAGTATCCTGAATGAAAGATCAAGACTTGAAGGCGCCTCATCAGACCTAATTTATGTTATTGAACGGTCCATGTATTATTCTACTATAAGCAACGGTGCATTTGACATAACAATAATGCCAGTACTTGACCTCTGGGCAAGCAAGTTCAGTCCCGGCGGAACATACCAGCCACCTACCCAGGAAGAAATTAATACCACTCTCGAGCTTATTGATTACAGAATGATAAACATCGAGGATGGAAATATCTCCATGGAACCAGGCATGAAGATCGCCCTTGGAGGAATAGCAAAAGGATATGCTGTTGACCAGGCCATAGAAACGTTAACATCACAAGGCATAACAAGCTGTTTTGTTGATGCCGGTGGAGACGGACGATACATTGGCACAAAGCCCGATGGAACTATGTGGACAGTAGGACTCCAGAACCCCGACAAACAGGGAGATTTCATCACAGTAATGCAGCTTGAAGATCTGGCTGTTGCAACAAGTGGTAACTACGAGCGTTACTTCAGTGATGCTGCAAAGGTATCCCATATATCCGATCCAAGAACCGGATACTCAGTTAACGAATTGATCAGCGCAACCGTCATTGCAGAAACAGCCATGGATGCCGATGCCCTGGCAACCACTGCGTTCGTACTTGGAGAAGATGAAGGAATGGAGCTCATCGAAACCCTTGAAGGAGTCGAATGCCTGATAATCACGTCAGATAAAAGGATACTTCGATCAACTGGCTTTGCAGAATATGAAACAACACTGGAATAA
- the thpR gene encoding RNA 2',3'-cyclic phosphodiesterase, which yields MARIFVAVDLPEEFRDEVRVIQTRFSGLKLKLVDPDLVHITMKFIGEVKESMIPEVAEALESIECKPFGALIGGVGVFPKPKAPRVVWLGAEGNFELLHDEVESKLSKFRFKKDKKKFTAHATLARVKFMPAGQMDEFLGLLDELDDIEVGKMVVDRISLKKSTLTPQGPIYETLHEVMLG from the coding sequence ATGGCCAGAATATTTGTTGCAGTTGATCTGCCAGAGGAGTTCCGTGATGAGGTCCGGGTCATACAAACACGTTTTTCCGGGCTTAAGTTGAAATTGGTCGACCCTGATCTTGTACATATTACCATGAAGTTCATTGGTGAGGTAAAGGAATCAATGATCCCGGAGGTTGCAGAAGCTCTGGAGTCTATTGAATGCAAACCTTTTGGTGCCCTTATCGGTGGTGTTGGGGTTTTCCCAAAGCCTAAAGCTCCAAGGGTTGTTTGGTTGGGTGCAGAGGGGAACTTTGAGCTTCTCCATGATGAGGTGGAATCAAAGCTTTCAAAGTTCAGGTTCAAGAAGGATAAGAAGAAGTTCACCGCACATGCCACTCTTGCAAGGGTGAAATTTATGCCTGCAGGGCAGATGGATGAATTTCTGGGATTACTTGATGAGCTTGATGATATAGAAGTTGGCAAGATGGTAGTTGACAGGATAAGTCTAAAGAAAAGTACTCTGACGCCACAAGGTCCTATATATGAGACACTTCATGAGGTCATGTTAGGGTAA